The DNA region ATTTCAGGTTTTGTTCTGATATGGATAAAATTATTAGACCTCAGACACATAAGGTTGcaaaaagtttgtttgattcAAGAATAGATCAAACATCTGCCAATTTTTAATATACATACTTTTTAACAGATGATCATACTTGTCGGCTGTGGGATCTGGAGACTGGAGCACAAAAGACATCCATTCCTCTTGGGTCAGCTGGAATGAGTGTTAAATGGAATCCTGTTGAACCAAACAAGGTtaaaatgaatgatttaaatGTAATGACAAAATTTATCTATGTCCTTGCAAAAATAACATTCAATTAAAGTAGTTGTCTTATTTTAAGTCCAAATATAGGGTGTTAAGTCATGACAATACCTCTTTATTGAGAATGTCTTTCATTTCTCATGTATCCCTTTAACTCGCAGAtgtgattaatatgtaacttctccccataatatccacTCATTACCCAGCtaacaggttatgagaatattcaaacttatcaggttgaagttgttctcttgatttaacaccaaattcttgtaactaatttacaaggaaaggtgtagcagcttgaggggagaattaaaacTCTAATCATGGGATTTAAAGAGTTAAttgtcagtctgtctgtctgtcatcagtgtgttaaccctttcactctcaagatctttttagttattctccttactgctcCTCATACAAATCTTCTCATAttagtttggataatttggtgttggatcaactaataatcccttggtcgatgttttctttattctcattgtaTGCATCTACTGATATTGTAACGAGAAATTATgttttggtcacttatgggagttaaaagagTTAAATTGAGATAATGATTACAGTGGCCCATAGAGGACATGCCATATTTTTTCTTGCATGATAAATCTCATTTATCCCAtggtaaaatcaaaatatagtgcaataatttttaatttattgcatgatatttttatttgtaaatctCAGTTACTgcaggataaaaaaaaaatgtggcatgTCCTCTATGGGCCACTGTGAATGATTACTCTGATTCCCTATTTATTACTCTGAAATACTAACACTCTTGGTGTGATATCATCCTTGGATTTTAATTATGAATGCAACAAATTTGGAATCTTGGGATTAGAGTAGTTATTCTTAGGAACTGTCATAAGAGTAGAGATAAGATTTTCACTCTTGACATGACATATTAATTTAAGGCAACTGGTGGGGTAAGTTGAACATGtcttaaaaatttattacataattatgaaaatctctgaagtaaaataaaataacacacTGTAGTTTAAATAAAGAGGGGAAAACATTGACTACTTGATGTAAATGGTGTGTACTGAGgaatgatagaaaaaaatatgttttagcCCAGAAAGGTTGGTCAAGTGTCCCTCTATTTCCTATTAAAAACTGGATGATATTTATTCTAAAAGGCCACTTAGGAAGACTATTAAATATTtgaatcaatatcagtatctgggcaactgtccacctacccctcccctaacccaacattaaccctaacttgttatcaattgactcttgttgagttaggggaggggtaggtgggcagttgcccagatactgatattgatccaaatatttttcattttttttttttaattatagaaTAACCATAATATTTAATTTCTACTATTTGACAACAGCTGATGGTGGCTGAAAAGAATGGAATAATAAGATTTTATGACTTGGTGAGCCAGCAGCCCATCATGTCTCTCAGCACTGAGCAGCTTCCTCTCATCTCAGCTGATTGGTGTAAGGCCAATGCTCTGAAAGTTGGTGCAGTAGCCAGGGATGACTGGCTTATCTGGGATATGTCAAAGTCAAGGTATGTTTGTCAAATTGGTTTTCACTTCACTCGACTGATAATGTTCAACGTATCCCTATGAATATATCTTAAGTTTGGATCTCCTCTCAAAAATTTTGATAGTTATTTTAACCACAGACAgtggtttcaataactttttccatgaGCAGCTGATTTAGTGGGCTAAGTGCCATAAGgtgaaacccaaacacaagaACCTTCAAGCAGACACACCACAGTAAGAGGTCTTAAACGTGGTGTTAGATGGCCTGTGCCTGGCTTTTAGTGAAACCCCTGTATAAAACAATATTAACATCATAGTTAAGATTCTGTCCTATAGAggtattttagttttaattaacATGTAAATGCACTACATTTACATCAGCCAGACTGAAAGATCTTTGCAGGAGAGAGTCAAGAAGTATAAAAGAGACATTTTTAAATACATGTTTAAAACAGTTGAGACTGGTagtgcatgaaaaaaaaaagtgagaggAGGTGCACAATGCTCTATGAGGTGATGAGTAAACCAGTTGACCATTTCAACTGTCATACAACTATCAATCTGTAGTTGAAGCATTAGGATCCACACTTAAAGCAACTATGGTATGAGAAAATTATTGCATGTTACTTAATTACTACTTTCAATTAATAGTTcttttaaatgataatttttatgaATTATTGATTTCATCACAGTCTACCAGAAGTTGCAGAACAGGCTCATTTAAAAGGAGTATGCAAATTTAGGTAATTGAATTGCGCAGAATGTTATATGTTTGTTTCCAGTGTTTGCCATAGTTTCCTATATTTGATGGTTGTTATAATCCTTTGGCTGCCAATACTAATAGTAATCTGCAACACCAAGAAAAGAATTGACTCTTGACACAGTGGATTACATagcttaattttgttttggattcAAGAAGTGTTAGCAAATAGTATGAATTCTGATTAGGCTTTATGAAATTTACTGAATGATAGGATGAGTCCAGTCCATATAACAGAGTTTTTATACTGACTCGTTGCCAAAATGAGTAACTTAACAAAATTCACTTCAACTTGTTGTTTTACTCCATAGATGGTCACATGTGCATGAGAATCTGTTTGCTACCACTGGTCGTCCTGGTAACCACATCAATGTTTATCACATGGGGCATCACAAGGTGGGTTGAGGTTTTTTCTGATCCATGTTACTCTTTATCTTCCTTATTTACAAGCAGGGTAACACTATCAGATGAAGTGCTATGCTGTATATTGTTTCAAATCTTACTACCATGAGTATTGAAAAGATTTGTAGGGATTTTATGTGAGTTGTGGTTGGCTTTTGTTTTGTGAGAAAAGGTAACTGAAATTTCTGCTGGAAACTAAGTGAGATTTGTTGTTGAAGCAGTATATTTAGAGGAATAAGGGTAAATTGCAGGTTTGAATGTTTGCGTATTTTTATTGACCTGCTAAAGTAAGCACCTACTCTACCTTCAGCTGAAAGAAAACTAATGACAACTAGGTTTAAATTTGTGTTCTCCTATTTGGACTTCTCAAAATGTCCTCTAAATCATCTGTTGGGATTTATGTTGTAATTTTGTTAATAAAGTACATGGAAAAAATAACCTGTTTCTGACACAAGAGCAAACTTTCAACAGAagtgcaaataacaaatagtgCACACCATCAAGTTTTGCCTGTCTTgatttctgtgatgcttttttcatgtgAATTATTTACAAGTAATACCACAATTTctggtgcaatttggtgtaagaaGCTCtagcaaatttttcaaagacaacataATTTCACTCACTCCACGGgcttatttgattttgttgtatttgaaaaatgttctaatgcttattaacactaaattgcgCTTTTTGTCATGTTATTACCTACACTTATAACTGACATTAGTCAATGTTTTGAAATTactggtgatccttgcaatctgattggctcttgaTAGtgcaatttattcatgaatcacacctttttttgctctaaattgcATTTCTTCCTGGCCAATGAGAAAGCTTTACTAAAATccaacaaccaatcacatttcaaggcttgtttaaaatCACCAGTCAAATTGTAAGAAAATGATTAataacttttgcaacttttaacAAACCAGCAAAGTACTGGATCaataaaatacttttacagACCAAAAAACCCAATATTTGGACAATTGAGTGTTGCAGTTTCAAAATAGAGGTAATTAGAGGTAATTGGACTCTGTGACATGCAATTTTCATCTGAAATCATCTAACTcacatttgattttgaaatcacaagttTGATTTCAAAGTAAATATTGCACTGTTCTCAGTTCAATTGCCATCATTCATTGCTCGGTGTTGTTACTCTGGTCTTGGCTTTTAAACACTGAATTAAAATGTTCCCAGAGATGCGAGtttcattaatttcaattttcgttccaaatttttcttgcaAGATCCCTGTGTCATGCCAGATGCCGACTGGAGGAGGACTTTCATGGCACCCTTTTTTACCTGTATGTGCCTCAGCTGGAGGGAACAAGGTGCATTTATGGTTCTTAGAAGTATAATGATCAAAATAGAACTGACAGAAGTAATGAAGGTGAATAATTACTTTCTCCTCACACCACAGATGGAATAGAGATGTGACATGAACTCCAAAACAACCTTAAAAACATTTATGTACATAGAGTGTAgcatatttgtttttcaataaaaataaagaaggaGAGTTAACTGTGTTTAACAATAGCCtgctgttatttcatttttttaaaaaagtgtaaGGGATTTAATCTAGTCCTTAGTCTGAGGGAATCAACTTTAATACATAGTCTTATTTCAACATCATTCAAGTTCATTTTGGTAAAAACGTGTAAGAGATTTAATCCAGTCCATAGTCTGAGAGAATCCACTTTAATACATAGTCTTATTTCAACATCATTGAAGATAAGCATGTGAGAGCATTAACAGAGCatggaaaaacttgaaagtCATGGAATTACAAGACAACTGTCTAGGTCTGGCTGGAATGAATGAAATTAGCAACAATCAATGTAACATGAAGATATTATTCTTACGTTATACTTTGAAATCAACATCTCAGACAAATGTCATGTGAGAACTTTATAAATGTCTTACAAGAAAGTGTCATCAATTGTCATGGGAGTCCATAAGTTTGAAACAGTATGAACCctgaaattataaaatacaCTGTGGCATAATGTACATTAACACAGAAGTTGATTTATTGGGTTTTAGTATGGCATCTGTGTAGTTGCTAACAACAGATACATGAAgccagaaaaaattaaaacatgaatTCAAACTCTGTTGATCAGCATAACGTTtgtaaatgtacatgtaaatcTTTAACCCTCGACTCCTTACATCAGTAtacaagttctccatactgttttgtatttgtttcctATGttacttacaaggagaatttgtctaccCATCAATCATgacctttatttttaattcaggggtgatacttttgggagaaattagatgcttatcactctaaggtgttaaagggttagaaAAAGGAACTGCTCTCCACTCACTGGCCTCTGAAGATTTTCATACTAGTTACAGTGACATGCTATCCATTAAATGGCTCTAGATATGATTAACATACCTGGACAAATCATGCAAACTGAAGCGATGCAAATACAAGTAACTTTTAGTTATAAATAACTACAGTATGTGAAGATAAAAATGAACCATAACATATGGTATTACACTGGCCATGTGCTTGAAAGTGCAAGAAACTAATATCTTTAAATAGAAATTCAGTCTAAAAAGTATAAGCAtttattcaaggaaaattttgctgCACTTTGGAATAGCTAAGCAATGGCTCATGGAAAACAAACCAAtctatttgaaagaaattaaaaacaaatttttcaacagTATTTATTATTGTAATGACAGTTCTAACAAGTTGAGTCACTAACCAGATTATTAGTAAAAACCTGCTGATAaactttgttctgtttttgtcCCTTTGTGTGCCAAATAGTAAGTTACATCTTTGGAGTTTTAATTTTCACTTGTAGAGGACGTTGATCATACTTATAACCATTCAATGCAAGTATTGCAGCTTGAGCCTGTGCCAGAGTAGCCATGGTTACAAAACAGAAACCTTTACACTGAGATTTTTCCCAGTCCCACATaatgttaattttctttatttcaccaTAAGGTGAAAAAAGTTCATAAACTGCAGCCTCTGTTGCCCTGGCACCAATATTATAAACAAACAGAGTGAATCCTTCACCCTGGGAAGACATCTGGCTGAACCCCATGGGCGGAGGAATTTGAGGTCCTCCCATCATGGGGTTGTAGCGGTTGGCACGACGATTCATCATGGCTTGTGCCATGGGTCCAATAGCACCTTGTGGATGCAAGTTAAAACTTGGACGCTGAGAAGCAGCAGCTGTAGGTGGGGGCTTTAATTTACTTGTGTTGTCATCTGCAAAACGTACAAACATGATCTCAGTGCCTCCAGGGGGCATGGTGTTGTTTAAGGCATTGATGGCTCCTTCAGCTTCTGTCTTTAGATCAAATAAGACAAACCCAACACCTTTGGAGGACTGGGTTAACTGGTCTATGAGAATTTTGGTATTGACTATGCTACCATAAGGGTTGAAAAGTGCCTTCAGATCATCATTTGTCCATGATTTTGGTATATTTCGGACATATACATTTGCTCCCTTGATCTTCTCTCCTCCTTTTCTTGACAAGGCAACCTTCAAGGTTTTGTTATCTAGTCGATGACCATTGAGTGTATTGATTGCCAGCTGTGCATGTTCAGGTGTAAAATACTCTACGAAGCCAAAGCCATAACTGTAGCCTGTTGATTTGTGGCGGCAGATCTTGCAGCTCTTGGTCGGACCAATAGTTGCAAACAGTGCCTTAAATTCAGCATCAGTGTAGCTTTGTGGAATGTAGTTGACTATCAAATTGGTCTTGTTTTCTGATTCACCACTATCTCCTGTAGTTGCCATAgtagaacaaaatttaaacaagggATACAAATATATGGCACTGTTAGACAAGTCTTATCACAAATCTCAGAGGAATCAAGgttgaagaaaacaatttctgGAACTTTTGGCTCTTAAAACTttctggataaaaaaaaaaaatgaatcaaaagtCAGCTCTAGTGTAAAATGTAACAAGACCAAACCTCAAAAACTTAAGTTAACAAGCAACTCCCTAACACAGCCTATCCCTAATCTGTTTACGTATACGAAGTTAAAAATCTATGAATATCAAACTAAAACGATGAACTACTCAAAATAACAAGTAGGAGGCATTCTTTAGTTGGAAGCGATCGCTTTTATCcacttttctctttaaagaaaagaaagcttcATGTAAGATTACACACTTAATGTATGATTATACGCCTAGTTCATCGCTGTTCAAAGTTAACGAGAAACTTGTAAGGTTCTATTCACAGCTGGCTTTTGAGAAAAACACGGGAAATCTATTACAAAATCATATTACCCCAAAACGATCCGTTTTTTTGAAGTTCGGATGCGCAACTTATATGTTCCTTCGCACTTTGAACCCTCTCTCTTAACAACTTTCCCAGCTACAATGAGGTTCGCCGCGAGTAGAAAGCGTCAATTCTTGTCTCGTTCTCTAGACAGCATGGAAAGTTGAAGTCGCCATTGCCAAATTACCCATAAATCCATTCTGATTTGAAACAGACGTATTTTTAGCGCAAAGCATTGTGGACTTGTAAACAGTTATGGCCGACCACAGGCTAGTTGCAAGGTTACGCTGCTGGTAAAGCTGAATTCAGCAGCTAAATGTCAGAATCATAGTTTGGAAGCTTTgtgaaacttttaaaatggGCTCTACGATATCAACAGTAGgcgagaaaagaaaacattcggAATGCGAAGACGAAGAAGGTGGTCAAACAGAGGATGATAGGGTCGTCGATGTAGTGAAGAGGTATTTTGTAAACAACCCTAACTTAAGCTGAATAACTGTAAGGTTTTAATGTTACTACTTTGAGCGTAGAGGTAGGATTCAGGAATTTCGGCCCATAGGGTGACAACGAGAAGTATAGCTTCCACTGTGTCTCTTGAGCAGGCCTCACGAATACATCCAAACGAAATTGAAATGCCAATAGTGTTTGTCTTTACAAGCTCgttcttgtaaataacttgtAGAGTACCGTCACTGAACCATACTTATAAACCATGCAGTGTTAGTTCAGCACTGTGTAAGACATATGACGTCTTTTATTTCTGCTGATAAAAGTTAttgtaaacaattttaaacttaaTTGTTGGGTACTTTCTTTGTCGAAGGACAATCATAATATCGTATTGTGTGTAAgtcaaacacacacacacacctcCGGCTAGTTTTAAATCATTTGGCATTCCcacattcattttaaaatagagCATCTcttttaccattatttttttatttaggaaaaaGCTGAAAGGCACATGTGACTACATTTATCAGACACTGTTTCTTGATTGTGAAGGGACTGATGTGACAATAGAAGCTCTTGGTTAGTTATGAATTTCAGCTGATGATACTTCATGTCTgctgtatttttattctcagaACAATATGTGTATGCATATATACATAATTACCACTCCCTCAATTGCAATTTTTAGGGCTAATATGAACAAATTGATTGTTGTGtataaacaaattgttttgaaagtcCCAACTACCAGGAGGTGGATTGGTTGGTCTTATGACATGTGCACTTGCAAATACTTGTAATGAGAGAATGCATTgtgtttttctccattttcatcTCACTGCAAACAACTGGTTTCTTGCTCTCACAATTCTTGCCATAATTATATGGAAGTAACTTATGCACGGTCCTCCTTACAAGAGAGGGGTGAGCTGAAAACTCTCACACACCAAGAACAAATCCACCAGGTTGGGTGGAGGGGTGAAGGGCTTGTACCTGGGACTACCAGATTACAAGCTCAGTGCCCTAAACACTCCGCTACACTGCCTACATGATGTTCATAATAAAGCAATGTGTACAGAAATTCACCATAAGGAATTTCATACTTGAATTTTTTACACATAAGATAAGAATtcaaattctctcttttttttcacttcatgAATGACAGGAAAAGAATGGAAACTTCACAGAATCTACTTGTGTCAGGTAAATATAAGTGGTAACATAGTTTACAAATGAAGTCTTTCATTGGGGATGATTTTTGAATGAATTCACAGATTCTTGAAGAATATTCAGATTGTATACATGTAGGTTTGAGAAGCCTTTCATAAACTTAATCTCAATTTGATATGCttgaatttattaattttgatttataGAATTATAAATTGCAATGTGTTTACCCCACTGAAGTATAAATTGGTTATATCTGTGCCTACTGTCTTTGTAAGCCTAATATCCATTCTGGAAGTTTCTGTTTGGTATGAGATGTATTCCttatatgtttttttattatttggaTTGTAGTCTAAATATTTCCAAAGCATGTTCAATGGATCATGGAAAGAGTCTAATGAAAACCATGTAACTTTGGAGATTCcagatgaaaatattgatattgaAGGTAGGGAGTCAGGCTGAGGGAACTCTCTGGTTTATCAATTGAGACactcaaaaattatttcatgatAATTAACTGTGCTTTTGTATTTAGCTCTGAATACAGCATTTGGTTCATTGTATTGTGATGAAGTGAGTATCACCCCTGCTACAGTGGTACCTCTCTTAGCTGCTGCTAACCTTCTTCAGCTGGTGGGTTTTTATATCAAGGAACCTATCATATGCTGCTTTGTtgatttcaaattgatttttttctagttAAGGTGTTATTTAGTCTAAAATATCCTATCTACAGCCCTAAGAGAACCTATACTTACATATAGATTAAAGAACATGGTAAATATCACAACTAAAGAATATTGCTGCATTGTAGTTTCTCTACTATGAATCCCTTTTTCCTTTATTACATTGCATTTTTGTAGGTTTGCTCTGTATCTTACATGAATTTATAGTCAAGTTAACTTGAAATTATTCCAAGTctatcttgaaattttcaaaaacatttgattttagACAGGATTATTTTTAGTAGTTTATCAGATTTATTATAAGTGCTGACTTAGAGATAATTTGTGAAGGTCTATTCCTCTCCTTACTGCTAGTTTGTAGCTTTAACTAAAGCTTTGATATTGTTCATTTGTTTCTGTAATAGCACAAAACAGTGCAATAATGCAATAGTACTCACCAGTGgtcaattaacaattggttcatgtgTCAGCTTGCATTCATTGAGACatgaagcacgcaggaagtttggagagcacaaaagatgtgtaagagtttCTCAAGGcatagccgagagcaactctagctttttgagtgctctccaaacttcccaagtgcttccATTTCTTGACCAACGAACTGCTGACGCATGAAccaataatttattgttttataaTGTTTTCAActtgatggaaaatttttttcttgagggatttgtttgctgacgtcatgagtgtgcacaataggaatatgaagtaCGCTtgcacaattgaatttgattggacaaatttactagctatgttattatatttttttgtttgtaggaAGGCTTATGTCAACAGTGCTCTGAAGCAATGATAGAAACGATCAACAAATCTACAGTTTGTGCTTATTATGCTGCAGCCACACAATATTGTGAGGCAGAATTACAGACCAAGTGTGTGGAATGGCTGGAAAGAAGACTTACCTCGGAGACATCAGTGTCTCTTTTGAAGGATATTAGGTAGGAACATATAATGGAGTGGCTCTAAATGTATCCACTATTCTTTAAACACCATTTTTTGACAGATCTATATTACTGCCACTTTTTCTCACTCTCTTAAACAATTTGAAGTAATTATAATTGTCTTTGACACACATGCAATATTGCCATGAAAATGCTTCAGCCTCTTACAAACACTGTTGATTTATAGGCTTGTGTTGAAGCCTGAAAAGAAATTCagcaatttctctttttttattaagtgAATTGCCATCAGCATGCCAAGAATCACCTCTCTGTGCTGCAGATGTAGAATAACCTTGAATTTTAATGATTCAAGGGTAATGGTGGTGTTatatggaaaataaaacaagaaagtgTGGAAGTAGTAATacatcataaaataaaaaacaattaaactaTTTTGATCTTCCTGTTGTGTTATTTTCACAAACTTCTGAGCAGTTTAGTTCGCAGCTGGGGTCCtttaataa from Pocillopora verrucosa isolate sample1 chromosome 1, ASM3666991v2, whole genome shotgun sequence includes:
- the LOC131781181 gene encoding ELAV-like protein 2, with translation MATTGDSGESENKTNLIVNYIPQSYTDAEFKALFATIGPTKSCKICRHKSTGYSYGFGFVEYFTPEHAQLAINTLNGHRLDNKTLKVALSRKGGEKIKGANVYVRNIPKSWTNDDLKALFNPYGSIVNTKILIDQLTQSSKGVGFVLFDLKTEAEGAINALNNTMPPGGTEIMFVRFADDNTSKLKPPPTAAASQRPSFNLHPQGAIGPMAQAMMNRRANRYNPMMGGPQIPPPMGFSQMSSQGEGFTLFVYNIGARATEAAVYELFSPYGEIKKINIMWDWEKSQCKGFCFVTMATLAQAQAAILALNGYKYDQRPLQVKIKTPKM
- the LOC131781182 gene encoding nucleoporin Nup37 yields the protein MPSANGAVPSTFSFDSVQDVNVVEFCPFDKAAGLIAYGGENRVALGMCLFQEEAQDSHLPLLQFKHITDFHHGTSVLSIAWSPKTNIQHLPYSFQFCTAGEDRKLHYFISDGRDSSTVTTLEGHLSYINDCVIEPVTGLNVASVSDDHTCRLWDLETGAQKTSIPLGSAGMSVKWNPVEPNKLMVAEKNGIIRFYDLVSQQPIMSLSTEQLPLISADWCKANALKVGAVARDDWLIWDMSKSSLPEVAEQAHLKGVCKFRWSHVHENLFATTGRPGNHINVYHMGHHKIPVSCQMPTGGGLSWHPFLPVCASAGGNKVHLWFLEV